In Paenibacillus stellifer, the DNA window CTTCTATCATCTGGCCTCCTTCCAGGGAGGTGTGACGCTAAGCACCCTATCGTATATTATCCGCGATTTCGACCGCGCCTCGTTCGAAGCACGCAAGACGTTCCTGCACACCCTGGCCGAGGAATTCAGACAGACCTATGGCGAGAAGAGCATCGAGCTGGAGATCCAGGACCAGTATTTCAATATGAGAGAAAAAATCGAGCCTGTCCGCCACATTGTCGACATTGCGCATAAGGCGATGACCAATCTCGGCATCGAACCGGTGGTCAAGGCGATCCGGGGCGGCACCGACGGCTCCCAGCTGTCCTATATGGGACTGCCGACACCGAATATCTTCGCCGGCGGCGAGAACTTCCACGGCAAATATGAGTACATCTCGGCCGACACCATGGTTAAGGCGACCGAGGTCATTGTCGAAATCGTGCAGCTATTCGAGGCCCAGGCTTAGAATATCTACCGTCAAATGGGCACAGACTGGCTCCATTTGCGGCAGCCAACTCAAAGAAGCCTCCTTCTTCGCAGATCGAAGAGTGAGGCTTCTGCCGTTTATTCGCGATGGAACGAATGGGGTCAACGGACGAAGCATCGGCTTATATCAGAACAGCCTATATTCTAGCCCTTGACCGGCATCCATCCCGGTGTATTCGTAATCGCGCCCCAGAGATAATTCGGAATAACCAGACGTTCCTGCGCAGAAGGATCAAGCTCCGTCTCAATGTCCAAGGCACGGTCTGCCTCCACCTTCTCCACCCAGTCGGGATCAATCAGCAATGGACGGCCCAGCGCGACAAGAGCCACGCCGCTGTTCAGCGCTTGAGCGGCGTCCTCTGCCTTGTACAGTGAGCCGACGCCGATGACCGGCGCTTTGCCGCCCGCGCGGTCGACAATCTGCTCGATCCGCGAACGCTTATCCTCGGTCCCCCGGTGCGGGAGTGACCAGAATTCCCGTAGAGAGACATGCAGATAGTCCAGCCCTTCCGCGGTCAGCGCATCGACCAGGGCAAAGGTTTCGGCCATCGTAATGCCTGGCGTCTCCGGCTCCTCGGGCGAGAAGCGGTAGCCGACGATGAACGCCTCCGGACCGGCATGCTTCGCCGCGGCTTTCTTCACTTCGCGCAGCACGGCGAGCGGGAAGGTCAGGCGCTTCTCCAGGCTGCCGCCCCAGCGGTCTTCGCGGCGGTTGGAATGCGGGGAGAAGAACTGCTGCACGAGATACCCGTTCGCACCGTGGATCTCTACTCCGTCAAAACCGGCTTCGATCGCCCGGCGCGTCGTTTCGCCGAAAGCCGCGATGATGCTCTCGATTTCGGCATCAGTCAGCTCGCGCGGCACGGGCCCCTGTCCCCCGCCCGGCAGTTCCGCCGGCACGGCGCTAGCGCTGACCGTCTGGCCGTCCGGCAGCAGATCCGGCGGACATTGGCGGCCGCCGTGGAAAATCTGCAGCACGGCCTTCGCGCCCTGGCCCTTGATCGTGTCCGCCAGCCGCTTCAGGCTGGGAATCAGCTCATCCTTATCCGCTCCGAACTCGCCTGGGAAGCCCTTGCCTCCCGCCGACACATACACGCAGGCTGTAATTACCATGCCTACGCCTCCTGATCGGCGCTCGTAATAAGCGAGCTCTTCATCCGATACCGTTCCGTCGGGATTCGCAGCAAAATTGGTCATGGGCGCCATTACTACCCGGTTCTTCAAAGCCGCCCCATTGGCGAAAGCGTAGGGCTCCAATAGCTCTTGGAATGTTCTTTCCGTCATCTTTGGATTCTGCCTCCTCGCAAATCTATCAGTTGGATGGTCGGCACCGGACCGACGTATCATCAGTCTTCCAGATTACCTTCTCCCCGTAGTTCTTACCCCAGTCATACATCATGCGAAGCACCGGGAGCAGGCTCTGCCCGTACTCCGTCAATGAGTATTCTACTCTCGGCGGCACTTCTGCATACACCTGTCGAAGGACCAGCTGGTCTTCCTCCAGCTCCCGAAGCTGGTTGGTCAGCATTTTTTGGGTAATATGGGGAATTAGTTTCTTGAGTTCGCTGAACCGCTTCGTGCCTTCAAGGCCAAGATGCCACAAAATAATGAGCTTCCATTTGCCTCCGATGACGGCAAGCGTTAGCTCCTTCTCGCAGTTAATCTCTCTAAGGTTGATGCGGTCTCTGATGTCTGTCGCCAAAGCTAGGCAGGCCTCCCTTCGTCTATCCTTTATGATACACCTCCGCCGAAGTCCAAAGCAAAATGCGAAAGAACAGCCCCCTCCGATAGGAGAAGGCCGTTCCTTAATGAAATCCTTCGCTCTTCACTTCATACAAATAGCTATTCCAGGTTGGCATGCTTGCCGAACATCCGGCTTGAAGTCTGTCCGGTCAGCTCCATCAGGCGAAGAATGACCGAGTCATAGAAGAGAAGCAGCGTCTGCTCGAACAGGGAGGCCATCGGCTGAATCGTGAGGCTTCCTTCATCGCTTCGGCTCTTCGGAGCGCCCGGCAGCTTCACGGCCAGATCGGCCAGCCTTCCGAGCGTGGACTCCGGTGCCAGCGTTACCGCGGCAATCTTCGCCCCTGCCGATTTCGCCTTCTCTGCCACAGCGATCAGGCTGCGGGTCTCGCCCGAGCCCGATCCCAGAACCAGCACATCGCCTTCGCCGATTCCGGGAGTCACCGTCTCGCCGACCACATAGACCTCCTTACCGGCATGCATGAGCCGCATGGCGAAGGCGCGGCCCATCAGCCCGGAACGGCCCGCCCCGGCTACAAAGACCTTGTCCGCTTCTTGCACCAGCGCGACCAGCGCCTCCGCCTCCTTCGCATTCAGAAGCGGAGTTGAGCGCCCCAGCTCGTTCATGATTTCCTGCGTGTACCGAACCGTCTCCATAGTCCTTTACGTCTGGCTCACGAGGCGCTTCATCTCGGCGGCAGCGGCTTTCTTGTCCGTCAGGCTTGTAATACCGCCGCCTACGATAACAAGGTCCGGCTGCGCCGCGATCACTTCAGGCAGCGTCTCCAGCTTGATGCCGCCGGCTATAGCCGTTTTGGCATGCTTGACCACACTCTTGATCGCCTTAAGATCCTGGAAGGAGTTCTTGCCTTCGGCCTGATGATCATACCCGGAATGCACGCAAATATAGTGCGCTCCCAGCGCATCGACCTCCGCCGCTCTCCCCTTGATATCCTTCACGTTGATCAGATCGACCAGAACCTCGCGGCCGCACTTGTTCGCTTCATCCACCGCGCCCTTGATCGTTGAATTGTCGGATACGCCAAGCACCGTTATAATGTCCGCTCCCGCCTCGGCCGCCTTCATCACCTCGTAACCGCCGGCATCCATCACCTTCAGATCGGCCAAAACGGTCAGGGATGGGAACGCGTCTTTGATCGCCTTTACGGCATGCAGCCCTTCGTTGATAACGATCGGTGTGCCGATCTCTACGATATCGATATGGTCGGCCACTTCGGCCACTACCTCTTTAGCTCCGGGAATATCTACAAGATCAAGCGCCAGTTGAAGTTTCATTGTATGTTATCTCCTTTACGTTTACGCATGTTGAATGCTGTGTTGGAGTTTATTGTAGAGCCTAAGCTTCCCGTACGGAAGTAGG includes these proteins:
- a CDS encoding NADH-dependent flavin oxidoreductase; this translates as MTERTFQELLEPYAFANGAALKNRVVMAPMTNFAANPDGTVSDEELAYYERRSGGVGMVITACVYVSAGGKGFPGEFGADKDELIPSLKRLADTIKGQGAKAVLQIFHGGRQCPPDLLPDGQTVSASAVPAELPGGGQGPVPRELTDAEIESIIAAFGETTRRAIEAGFDGVEIHGANGYLVQQFFSPHSNRREDRWGGSLEKRLTFPLAVLREVKKAAAKHAGPEAFIVGYRFSPEEPETPGITMAETFALVDALTAEGLDYLHVSLREFWSLPHRGTEDKRSRIEQIVDRAGGKAPVIGVGSLYKAEDAAQALNSGVALVALGRPLLIDPDWVEKVEADRALDIETELDPSAQERLVIPNYLWGAITNTPGWMPVKG
- a CDS encoding winged helix-turn-helix transcriptional regulator; this translates as MATDIRDRINLREINCEKELTLAVIGGKWKLIILWHLGLEGTKRFSELKKLIPHITQKMLTNQLRELEEDQLVLRQVYAEVPPRVEYSLTEYGQSLLPVLRMMYDWGKNYGEKVIWKTDDTSVRCRPSN
- the hxlB gene encoding 6-phospho-3-hexuloisomerase gives rise to the protein METVRYTQEIMNELGRSTPLLNAKEAEALVALVQEADKVFVAGAGRSGLMGRAFAMRLMHAGKEVYVVGETVTPGIGEGDVLVLGSGSGETRSLIAVAEKAKSAGAKIAAVTLAPESTLGRLADLAVKLPGAPKSRSDEGSLTIQPMASLFEQTLLLFYDSVILRLMELTGQTSSRMFGKHANLE
- the hxlA gene encoding 3-hexulose-6-phosphate synthase; its protein translation is MKLQLALDLVDIPGAKEVVAEVADHIDIVEIGTPIVINEGLHAVKAIKDAFPSLTVLADLKVMDAGGYEVMKAAEAGADIITVLGVSDNSTIKGAVDEANKCGREVLVDLINVKDIKGRAAEVDALGAHYICVHSGYDHQAEGKNSFQDLKAIKSVVKHAKTAIAGGIKLETLPEVIAAQPDLVIVGGGITSLTDKKAAAAEMKRLVSQT